Proteins encoded by one window of Flagellimonas lutaonensis:
- a CDS encoding LytR/AlgR family response regulator transcription factor, with amino-acid sequence MLNAVIVDDEIKALQSLSWELTNLSDEVNIVASFTDAHEALKYLEKNTPDCLFLDIEMPTMDGFQFIKNLKNKNFPVVITTAYNQYALKALKNEAIDYLLKPIDSDDLSETIAKIKKYNSKNLTAEKLEKILLEHNAEASHKKITINTDGKLMFFSSDDILYAESDGNYSTIFLSDGQKILLTKKLKEVNELLPSNCFFRIHNSYVVNLNKIKEFLKTDGYVVLESNHKIPVSRQKKSDFLDLL; translated from the coding sequence ATGTTAAATGCCGTCATAGTAGACGATGAAATCAAGGCTCTTCAAAGCCTTAGCTGGGAGCTGACCAATCTAAGTGACGAGGTCAACATCGTGGCCTCGTTCACCGATGCCCACGAAGCTTTGAAGTATCTTGAAAAGAACACCCCTGACTGTTTGTTCTTGGACATAGAAATGCCCACCATGGATGGTTTTCAGTTCATCAAAAACCTAAAGAACAAGAATTTTCCGGTGGTCATCACCACGGCCTATAACCAATATGCCCTAAAGGCCCTTAAAAATGAGGCCATCGATTATCTGTTGAAGCCCATTGATTCTGACGACCTTAGCGAGACCATTGCCAAGATCAAAAAATATAATTCCAAAAACCTCACAGCCGAAAAACTCGAAAAAATTCTTCTTGAGCACAATGCGGAAGCATCACATAAAAAAATAACCATCAATACGGATGGGAAACTGATGTTTTTTAGTAGCGACGATATTCTCTACGCAGAATCAGACGGCAACTACAGCACCATATTTTTGAGCGACGGCCAAAAAATTCTCTTGACGAAAAAATTGAAAGAGGTGAACGAGCTTTTGCCCAGCAACTGTTTTTTCAGAATCCACAACTCGTATGTCGTCAACCTGAACAAAATAAAAGAGTTTTTAAAAACCGATGGATACGTGGTGTTGGAATCGAACCACAAAATTCCTGTTTCGAGACAGAAAAAGTCTGACTTTTTAGATCTTCTATAA